A genomic region of Mycolicibacterium poriferae contains the following coding sequences:
- a CDS encoding SMP-30/gluconolactonase/LRE family protein encodes MKPRYAAPNPVTAEGWQLQTVTGPSRLFGANGLRTGPDGRVYVAQVTGSQISALDLDSGTLEVVSPKGGDIIAPDDVAFGTDGTLYATEVMDGRVSARDTAGRTRVLRDDLPCANGITVHDGRLFVGECRDGGRLMELPLDGGEPRVLLENLPSPNAMEVGPDGLLYYPLMTANEIWRIDPNGGEPQRVATELGVPDAVKFDSAGHLVSTQVASGQVLRIDPRSGDKTVLAQLNPGLDNLTFVGDRLLASNFTGEITEIGPDGQTSTVLPGGLNWPLDLTIAAGTLHIADGTYFYRLGANGALETVGMLFSPGYPGFLRGVDAVGADEFVVTTSGGQVARYRPGTGETDFLATDFDQLYGVAAAHGAIVFAELGTGKVHCLQSGRVETICSGLHAPVGIAFDDDGAALVAESGAGRVVRLGSAGPDTVIDGLKCPQGIHVRDGRLYIVDAGAKELVEFDLGSKARTTIASGLPVGAPPGVEPKPLKGMPPFSGPQGPFAGVTSAPDGTLYVSADSDGSVLAIGRR; translated from the coding sequence ATGAAGCCCCGGTACGCCGCGCCGAATCCCGTCACCGCCGAGGGTTGGCAGCTGCAGACGGTGACCGGTCCGAGCCGGCTGTTCGGCGCCAACGGGCTTCGCACCGGCCCCGACGGCCGCGTCTACGTCGCCCAGGTGACCGGCAGCCAGATCAGCGCGCTCGACCTCGACTCCGGAACACTGGAGGTCGTCAGCCCGAAGGGCGGCGACATCATCGCTCCCGATGACGTCGCGTTCGGCACCGACGGCACCCTCTACGCGACCGAGGTGATGGACGGACGGGTCAGCGCCCGCGACACTGCGGGTCGCACCCGGGTGCTGCGCGACGACCTGCCGTGCGCCAACGGCATCACCGTGCACGACGGGCGGCTGTTCGTCGGCGAGTGCCGCGACGGCGGACGCCTGATGGAGCTACCACTCGACGGGGGCGAGCCGCGCGTCCTGCTCGAGAACCTGCCGTCCCCGAACGCCATGGAAGTGGGCCCCGACGGGTTGCTGTACTACCCGTTGATGACCGCCAACGAGATCTGGCGCATCGACCCGAACGGCGGCGAGCCGCAGCGCGTCGCCACCGAGCTCGGTGTGCCCGACGCGGTCAAGTTCGACTCGGCCGGACACCTGGTCTCGACACAGGTGGCCAGCGGCCAGGTGCTGCGCATCGATCCGCGGTCGGGCGACAAAACGGTATTGGCACAGCTGAATCCGGGACTGGACAACCTCACCTTCGTCGGTGACCGGTTGCTCGCGTCGAACTTCACCGGCGAGATCACCGAGATCGGGCCTGACGGGCAGACATCGACGGTGCTGCCGGGCGGGCTGAACTGGCCCTTGGATCTCACCATCGCCGCAGGCACACTGCACATCGCCGACGGCACATACTTCTACCGACTCGGTGCGAACGGCGCTCTCGAGACGGTGGGCATGCTCTTCTCGCCCGGCTATCCGGGCTTCCTGCGCGGTGTCGACGCCGTCGGCGCCGACGAGTTCGTCGTCACGACGTCGGGTGGCCAGGTGGCGCGCTACCGACCGGGCACCGGCGAAACCGATTTCCTCGCAACCGACTTCGATCAGCTCTACGGTGTCGCCGCCGCCCACGGTGCGATCGTGTTCGCCGAGCTCGGAACCGGAAAGGTGCACTGCCTGCAGTCGGGGCGGGTCGAGACGATCTGCTCGGGTCTGCACGCGCCGGTCGGGATTGCGTTCGACGATGACGGCGCGGCGCTGGTGGCCGAATCCGGCGCCGGGCGGGTGGTTCGGCTGGGATCGGCGGGTCCGGACACCGTCATCGACGGACTGAAGTGCCCGCAGGGCATCCATGTCCGCGACGGCCGGCTCTACATCGTGGACGCAGGTGCCAAGGAACTCGTCGAGTTCGACCTGGGCAGCAAGGCGCGCACCACGATCGCCAGCGGCCTGCCCGTCGGCGCTCCGCCCGGTGTCGAGCCGAAACCGCTGAAAGGCATGCCGCCGTTCTCGGGCCCGCAGGGGCCCTTCGCCGGGGTGACCTCCGCGCCGGACGGCACTCTCTATGTGTCCGCGGACTCCGACGGCAGCGTCCTGGCGATCGGCCGGCGATGA
- a CDS encoding GntR family transcriptional regulator — translation MTTTAGDHRYLQVARTLRKEIVDGVYPVGSQLPTEHELCERFAVSRYTVREALRRLRDDNLVTSRPRAGTLVVPRPTNNSYAQDVVSIEDLLAFAQGARFAIDSNAMVTVDAALAERTGLAPGTEWLGVAGYRRVDERTPPACRTEYYINRHFAAVGRLLQRHSGPIFPLVEDLFGVSVSEVHQEISAVVLESELAEHLEVGRGTAALQMRRTYTTSDGEVAQVTVNTHPSSRFRHSMTMRRVRDNG, via the coding sequence ATGACGACGACCGCCGGCGATCACCGCTACCTCCAGGTCGCGCGCACGCTGCGCAAGGAGATCGTCGACGGCGTCTACCCGGTCGGCTCCCAATTGCCCACCGAACACGAGCTCTGCGAGAGGTTCGCCGTCAGCCGGTACACCGTGCGCGAGGCGCTACGGCGGCTGCGCGACGACAACCTGGTCACCTCCAGACCTCGCGCGGGCACACTGGTGGTCCCCCGGCCGACGAACAACTCCTACGCCCAGGACGTCGTCTCGATCGAGGACCTGCTCGCCTTCGCCCAGGGCGCGCGGTTCGCCATCGACTCCAACGCCATGGTCACGGTGGACGCAGCGCTGGCCGAACGCACCGGACTCGCACCCGGCACGGAATGGCTCGGAGTCGCCGGATATCGGCGCGTCGACGAGCGCACCCCGCCGGCATGTCGCACGGAGTACTACATCAACCGCCACTTCGCCGCCGTCGGCCGGCTCCTGCAGCGTCACAGCGGGCCGATCTTCCCGTTGGTCGAGGACCTCTTCGGGGTCAGCGTCAGTGAGGTACACCAGGAGATCTCGGCGGTCGTGCTGGAGTCCGAACTCGCCGAGCATCTCGAGGTCGGGCGCGGGACTGCCGCGCTGCAGATGCGGCGCACCTACACCACGTCCGACGGCGAGGTCGCCCAGGTCACCGTCAACACCCACCCCTCGTCGCGCTTCCGGCATTCGATGACCATGCGCCGAGTCCGGGACAACGGGTGA